The sequence ttttttttaatgcaaagtAAGAAAAATAGTGAGTTGAGCCGATTCCAAACATTTAATTGGGCCCATTATAAAGTCTTATGGATTGCTTCTGCATTAAGACGAGCTTGGACCAACACACACTGGTAAACCACCAGTACTTTTAAAAGCCCATTAACAAGAGAGAGAGCCCATTAGAACCCTAGCTGAGGTGAAGAGCAAATTGGTAAATCAAtgtctttcttttccaaaaccaaatatagGAATTTGGAAGGAAGACTCTATTAagcttttttctctctctcggAGGCGCCTCTGCTcagagctctctctctctctctctctctctctctctctacttctATACCTACGGTAAGAACAACAAacccaacaaaacaaaatcctcAAACTTCGACGATGCGTTTAAGGatttctttttcaaactttcaataTTTCGATATTCGATCTgttgttttattatatatatatatatatgtgtgtgtgtgtgtgtgtgtgtgtgtgtgtgtgtatatatctGTGTGTGTCGTATGGTTCTGTTTCATTTTGGCTTTTGTGCTCGCTTCTTGTTActgggtttttggttttagatttttagtTAATAATATGTGCGTGCctgtttgaatttttcaatctaAAAATGGATTGGTGATCAGTGGGGGTTAGAGCACAACTGATTTaggtaaatgttttttttttttttgaagcataCGTAATAGAAACATTTGCTTCTATTTATTCTTTGAGTTTGTATGTTTTGTTAGCAACTAGATGTGTGTTATATAATTGGTTTTGCATTGTTCTGGGTACGGTTGTTAAATTGGATGATTTCATGATTTTGGGTTTGCCATATGATGTAAAGCTAGTGGCTTTGGTAgcaattatgaaattttgggttttgctaTATGATGTATATGACTGGCCACAAGAGTAGGTTATTGTTGATTTGTTCCTAATGGCATAAACTTCTTTCAACTGTGGTTTTATGTTCGTTTCTTGGTAAATATATGGAAGGTGAAGGATTCATTGGTTAAGGGTAATGTGGTTGTGATATTTTAGATTGACATAAATACAcatcatttctttctttttatttttttccccaaaatttaaagGATACCAGGCCATTACAATAATTATATGGAATGTTTCATACTTGAttcagaaattttttgtgtgagtgtgtgtgtctTCTTTTTGCATATTTGCTTTGTGTGCCAGACCCTTGTTTTAGTCATTGATATGGTTATTAAAATATGTAGCCGCAGCAATGGTGCGAGTGAGTGTTTTGAACGATGCTCTTAAGAGCATGTACAATGCGGAGAAACGGGGGAAGCGCCAGGTCATGATCAGGCCATCCTCAAAAGTCATCATTAAATTTCTCCTGGTTATGCAGAAGCATGGTATACTATCATAAGtcaccttcattttttttgtttactcaTAGACATTTTAAGttctcttttaatatatttggtGTTACTCTATAGGTTACATTGGAGAGTTTGAGTATGTTGATGACCACAGGGCTGGCAAAATTGTTGTCGAACTGAATGGGAGGCTCAACAAATGTGGGGTTATTAGTCCTCGTTTTGATGTGGGTGTGAAAGAGATTGAAGGTTGGACTGCAAGGCTGCTCCCCTCAAGACAGGTTAGCACCACATGCTTCTTGTAAAGTCATTTTCAGGAAATTTGCTGTTTCTTTATTACTGCAAGCCTTCAAGCCAGATGTCTCCTGATATGTTTTTTACCTTAATATGATTATGCCATTTCCTTTTTCATTAAATGTTTGGTTTAGGGTGAATTTAATCTTCAGATGATTGGCTGATACTGATGATTAAATTTATGAAGAATGTTAAATGTAAATTAATGGCCTCATTTGACTAATTTGTTAAGGGTGGCCAAATCTGTTAAGGATCCATAACTGATCCCAAAAAAATTGGGATAGGTTAAGGAGATCAAAtctgttattgttgttgttatcgGCTGTTTATGTCTTTTTCTCTCCTTGTccctttttgcttttctttgctATGCTTTTAATATGCCCTGCGTATTAGGATGGCACTTTATCTTGCTCATTTTTATTGAAACTCTATgacttaaatatatattttttaaaatggacTTTGATCTGCATTacatctctttaattttattcgGTTATACagattgccatttttttttttcctgagtgATATATTTCTGAAAACTGCAGTTTGGATATATTGTGTTGACAACTTCTGCTGGTATCATGGATCACGAAGAGGCTAGGAGAAAGAATGTTGGTGGTAAAGTGCTTGGATTTTTTTActaggcttaatttcaagactgATCTCTAAGTTTCTGCTTGAGAGGAATTTTTGGGTGTATTTCCAACTCGGTTAATATAGAATGGTTCTATGTTTCATATGATGTGTGTGTGAGTGGCAATTTGTGTACCCACATTTTATGAAGACTGTAATGTTGCCTTTCATTTGCTCTCAGTCTCTCACTGTTAAAGAGACTACATATTTGATTATCGTTCAGTCGGGTTATATGAATCACAATTTACTGCAATTTTCAAGGCTTTGATCATTGAAGTATCCATTTGGCCTGGTCATTGTATGAAACTATGAAATATGTCATCTTTTTCCTCTATGTGAGTGATGGGCAGGCTACAGAATTCAAACTGAACTAAAATGATAaatcagtttattttttaagtaatctTATTTATCAAGTTTGTCTAAaagagtttctcaaaaaaaaaaaaagtttgtctAAAATCAAATCAGAACCAATTTTAGTTCATACAtgtgaaaatttcaaataaaattccAAGGGGAAGATGGaaacaccaaaaattaaatgcttgattttgaagtaaatttataacaattattattattattattatttatttttgttttgtatctCATCCCATTTAAACCACTTTTTAGACCAAAAGGTTACTGCATACCTAAAACTaggtttaaatttaaaaacaattgaCATTAGTTATCCTATTTGCTTCTATAATACTTTTTActatatcaaaacaaaacatcCTTGTATTTCCAAGATGGTTTCCCCCTGTTAGAATTTGCTTGAATATTTTACGTTGGAAGTTCTTTCGCTCCTGTGTTGAAGGAATCTTGAATtagatttgtaatttttttaacgTATTAAATTGCCTATTAGATCAAGTTACTTTAACTTCGTccaacaacaaaattgaaaagcATCAGCGAC is a genomic window of Quercus lobata isolate SW786 chromosome 2, ValleyOak3.0 Primary Assembly, whole genome shotgun sequence containing:
- the LOC115976430 gene encoding 40S ribosomal protein S15a-1 produces the protein MVRVSVLNDALKSMYNAEKRGKRQVMIRPSSKVIIKFLLVMQKHGYIGEFEYVDDHRAGKIVVELNGRLNKCGVISPRFDVGVKEIEGWTARLLPSRQFGYIVLTTSAGIMDHEEARRKNVGGKVLGFFY